One stretch of Terriglobia bacterium DNA includes these proteins:
- a CDS encoding DUF1800 domain-containing protein, giving the protein MMSPDDQQILHVLNRSEFGPAPGDLERVREIGLKALLQEQLDPAGIDDSEVEKRLLQLPTLAMSSAELIENYPPPRKAGKANSGAARRQPAAVASGAGQPNSTEPESPRDRQTTLEKQRLQALEGPRRVLVELAREEVWRAVYSKRQLQEVLVQFWMNHFNIYALKGPDRWLLTPFERDTIRPYALGKFEDLLTATAQSPAMLFYLDNWRSSAPPLADVERLEGRKIPNEGDQHQRVALMRRGPFGGPFSRQPRYPRVRRQKLKNAKESRGLNENYGRELMELHTLGVNGGYTQQDVIEVARCLTGWTIRRPRYAAEFFFNPRMHDYHPKLVLGHKFPAGRGIEDGQEALHLLAPHPSTARFISTQLCRRFVADDPPQSVIDRASGAFESTRGDIREVVAAILTSREFKSPAAYRAKVKSPLEYVASALRALGADTDAGLPIVTALDRMGHPMFQYEAPSGYADRGGTWINSSTLLWRLNFSMLLATGRLPGTEVRLGNLLALNGGQSGTDLVTSVAERLLGEPVSPSTVEAVLSKGSLGRKFEAGPSTPEGIPPEMATVAGLLLASPEFQRR; this is encoded by the coding sequence ATGATGTCACCAGATGACCAGCAGATTTTGCACGTTCTGAACCGAAGCGAGTTTGGACCAGCGCCGGGTGATCTCGAACGTGTCCGCGAGATTGGTTTGAAGGCCCTTCTTCAGGAGCAGCTTGATCCGGCCGGAATTGACGACTCCGAGGTCGAGAAGCGACTGCTGCAACTGCCTACGCTCGCCATGAGTTCCGCAGAGCTGATCGAAAATTATCCGCCGCCGCGCAAGGCAGGGAAGGCAAACAGCGGCGCGGCGCGACGGCAGCCGGCGGCTGTCGCAAGTGGCGCAGGGCAGCCAAATTCGACGGAGCCTGAATCGCCCCGGGACCGCCAGACCACGCTTGAGAAACAGAGACTTCAGGCCCTCGAGGGGCCGCGTCGCGTACTGGTGGAGCTTGCCAGGGAGGAGGTGTGGCGGGCGGTTTACAGTAAGCGGCAGTTGCAAGAAGTGTTGGTCCAGTTCTGGATGAACCACTTTAATATTTACGCCCTCAAGGGACCCGACCGCTGGCTGCTGACCCCGTTTGAGCGGGACACCATCCGGCCATATGCGCTGGGAAAGTTTGAGGACTTGCTTACTGCCACAGCACAGAGCCCCGCCATGCTTTTTTATCTGGACAACTGGAGAAGCTCGGCGCCGCCTCTTGCAGACGTGGAGAGGCTGGAAGGCCGCAAAATACCCAATGAAGGGGACCAGCACCAGCGGGTGGCCTTGATGCGGCGAGGCCCATTCGGCGGACCGTTTTCCCGACAGCCTCGATATCCTCGGGTGCGCCGCCAGAAGTTGAAAAATGCCAAGGAAAGTCGCGGCCTGAATGAAAATTATGGTCGGGAATTGATGGAGCTCCACACACTGGGTGTCAACGGCGGATACACGCAACAGGATGTGATTGAAGTCGCGCGCTGCCTTACCGGGTGGACTATACGGCGGCCGCGATACGCGGCGGAATTCTTTTTCAATCCGCGGATGCACGACTATCATCCCAAGCTCGTGCTCGGGCACAAATTCCCGGCCGGCCGCGGCATCGAAGACGGCCAGGAAGCGCTGCATCTGCTGGCCCCCCATCCCTCGACAGCCAGGTTCATTTCCACCCAGTTGTGCCGCAGATTTGTTGCCGACGATCCGCCGCAGTCTGTAATTGACCGTGCAAGCGGCGCTTTCGAATCAACCCGTGGCGACATTCGCGAGGTAGTGGCCGCCATCTTGACTTCGCGCGAATTTAAGTCTCCTGCTGCCTATCGGGCCAAGGTGAAGTCGCCGCTCGAGTACGTCGCCAGCGCCTTGCGGGCCCTGGGCGCCGATACTGATGCTGGTCTGCCTATTGTCACGGCCTTGGACAGGATGGGCCACCCGATGTTTCAATACGAGGCGCCATCAGGCTACGCCGACCGAGGTGGCACGTGGATCAATTCCAGCACGCTGCTGTGGCGGTTGAACTTTTCCATGCTGCTGGCCACCGGCCGGCTCCCTGGAACCGAGGTCCGGCTGGGCAATCTCCTGGCCTTGAACGGCGGCCAAAGCGGCACAGATCTGGTAACCTCGGTCGCCGAACGTCTGCTGGGCGAGCCGGTGTCGCCATCAACAGTAGAAGCGGTTCTGAGCAAGGGTAGCCTGGGACGGAAGTTTGAAGCCGGGCCATCGACACCGGAGGGAATCCCGCCGGAAATGGCCACCGTTGCGGGGCTGTTGCTGGCATCACCGGAGTTCCAGCGGCGCTAG